One genomic segment of Lysobacter sp. 5GHs7-4 includes these proteins:
- a CDS encoding TonB-dependent receptor, which translates to MSLSDAVSRFSPPRPRPLILALALALAAPLAQADETAADAGVTLDAVQVTGTNLRRSDEAGVNPVLVLDRATIERSGKVTVSDLLRSLTANSGNSFNEQYTGSFANGSAGVSLRGLSQKNTLVLVNGYRVAAYGFAQNTQDNFVDLNALPLGAVERIEVLKDGASALYGSDAIAGVVNIILRRKIEGVELDAAYGAATEGGIDQRSIGVRAGLGDPDKDGYSLRFSLDVLDRGRLDADERDLTRDGDYRDQPGGRLAGWSTQGGAYLSNPRAPQRFAHCQPGTQARPYADFGSPLPGEACAFNTQPYRTLLPDVERYQASLAGDYWFNDSVQGFAELLYSTSHNGTYFGAPLSVGAGLRAYDRNTGRLVDIPVVLPVGHPNNPFGVPTPFETTFLDLGARYKINKSQFQRTLVGLRGRGEVWDWELAANYSESRQREYVRNFVDRYAFERVLADGSYDFLNPASTPLALESLRLSTRRPGTYRLATVNAKVSGFPWQWRAGDVGVAGGVEFRDEAQDARTSPQVLSGTELRPAINLIDGQRRVSAAFVEFSLKPFENVEVQLAGRGDHYSDFGSAFSPKLGVRWQPSEDWLLRLNASRGFRAPSLPEIAQSTTISYGSVIDPYDPVQPGGSRGVTILRAGNPDLDAERSSNVNLGALWSPSADTSLGVDLYRIRQRDLIGPDSLQAIVSNPAAYPGRVTRDAQGRLQLIENRYANQGTLTTTGFDIEGRQVWHAGDVDWTLDGSWTRLLSYEQPQVAGERALEGAGGNRFGALPKWRGITSLGVGRGDWNAQLSWRYIGGYAQQVVDARSNPGLRGKVEDSHTFDLYLAYQGVRDSTVYLSVQNLTDRDPPFDPAGGALPYDITQYDGLGRFVTVGFKHRF; encoded by the coding sequence ATGTCGTTGTCCGATGCCGTATCCCGCTTTTCTCCGCCGCGTCCGCGTCCGCTGATCCTGGCCTTGGCGCTGGCCCTGGCCGCGCCGCTGGCGCAGGCCGACGAAACCGCCGCCGATGCCGGCGTCACCCTCGATGCGGTGCAGGTTACCGGCACCAATCTGCGCCGCAGCGACGAGGCCGGCGTCAATCCGGTGCTGGTGCTGGATCGCGCCACCATCGAACGCAGCGGCAAGGTCACGGTGTCCGACCTGCTGCGCAGCCTGACCGCCAACAGCGGCAACAGCTTCAACGAGCAGTACACCGGCAGCTTCGCCAACGGTTCGGCCGGCGTGTCGCTGCGCGGCCTGAGCCAGAAGAACACGCTGGTGCTGGTCAACGGCTACCGCGTGGCCGCCTACGGTTTCGCCCAAAACACCCAGGACAACTTCGTCGATCTCAATGCGCTGCCGCTGGGCGCGGTGGAGCGGATCGAGGTGCTCAAGGACGGCGCCTCGGCGCTGTACGGTTCCGACGCGATCGCCGGTGTGGTCAACATCATCCTGCGCCGCAAGATCGAGGGCGTGGAGTTGGATGCGGCGTACGGCGCCGCCACCGAAGGCGGCATCGACCAGCGCAGCATCGGTGTGCGTGCGGGCCTGGGCGATCCGGACAAGGACGGCTACAGCCTGCGCTTCAGCCTGGACGTGCTGGACCGCGGCCGTCTCGATGCCGACGAGCGCGATCTGACGCGCGACGGCGACTACCGCGACCAGCCCGGCGGACGGCTGGCGGGCTGGTCGACCCAGGGCGGTGCGTATCTGAGCAATCCGCGCGCGCCGCAGCGTTTCGCCCATTGCCAGCCCGGCACGCAGGCGCGGCCCTACGCCGATTTCGGCAGCCCGCTGCCGGGCGAGGCCTGCGCGTTCAACACCCAGCCCTATCGCACCCTGTTGCCGGACGTGGAGCGCTATCAGGCCTCGCTGGCCGGCGACTACTGGTTCAACGATTCGGTGCAGGGCTTCGCCGAACTGCTGTACAGCACCAGCCATAACGGCACCTATTTCGGCGCGCCGCTGTCGGTGGGCGCGGGCCTGCGCGCCTACGACCGCAACACCGGCCGCCTGGTCGATATTCCGGTGGTGCTGCCGGTCGGGCATCCGAACAACCCGTTCGGGGTGCCGACGCCGTTCGAAACCACGTTCCTGGACCTGGGCGCGCGCTACAAGATCAACAAGTCGCAGTTCCAGCGCACCCTGGTCGGACTGCGCGGACGCGGCGAGGTGTGGGATTGGGAACTGGCGGCCAACTACTCCGAGAGCCGGCAGCGCGAGTACGTGCGCAACTTCGTCGACCGTTATGCGTTCGAGCGCGTGCTCGCCGACGGCAGCTACGATTTCCTGAATCCGGCTAGCACGCCGCTGGCGCTGGAATCGCTGCGCCTGTCCACGCGCCGCCCGGGTACCTATCGTCTGGCCACGGTCAACGCCAAGGTGTCCGGCTTCCCCTGGCAGTGGCGCGCGGGCGACGTCGGCGTCGCCGGCGGCGTCGAGTTCCGCGACGAGGCGCAGGACGCACGCACCAGCCCGCAGGTGCTGTCGGGCACCGAGCTGCGCCCGGCGATCAACCTGATCGACGGCCAGCGCCGCGTGTCGGCGGCGTTCGTCGAGTTCAGCCTCAAGCCGTTCGAGAACGTGGAGGTGCAGCTGGCCGGGCGCGGCGACCATTACAGCGACTTCGGCAGCGCGTTCTCGCCCAAGCTGGGCGTGCGCTGGCAGCCCAGCGAGGACTGGCTGCTGCGGCTCAACGCCTCGCGTGGCTTCCGCGCGCCGTCGCTGCCGGAAATCGCGCAGAGCACCACGATCAGCTACGGCAGCGTGATCGACCCCTACGATCCGGTGCAGCCCGGCGGCTCGCGCGGCGTCACCATCCTGCGCGCCGGCAACCCGGACCTGGACGCCGAGCGTTCCAGCAACGTCAACCTGGGCGCGTTGTGGTCGCCCAGCGCCGACACCAGCCTGGGCGTGGACCTGTACCGCATCCGCCAGCGCGACCTGATCGGTCCCGACAGCCTGCAGGCCATCGTGTCCAACCCGGCGGCGTATCCCGGCCGCGTGACGCGCGACGCGCAAGGGCGTCTGCAGCTGATCGAGAACCGCTACGCGAACCAGGGCACGCTGACGACCACCGGTTTCGACATCGAGGGGCGCCAGGTCTGGCATGCCGGCGACGTCGACTGGACCCTGGACGGCAGCTGGACGCGCCTGCTCAGCTACGAGCAGCCGCAGGTCGCCGGCGAGCGCGCGCTGGAAGGCGCGGGCGGCAATCGCTTCGGCGCGCTGCCGAAGTGGCGCGGCATCACCTCGCTGGGCGTCGGCCGCGGCGACTGGAACGCGCAACTGTCGTGGCGCTACATCGGCGGCTACGCCCAGCAGGTGGTCGATGCGCGCAGCAATCCCGGACTGCGCGGCAAGGTCGAGGACAGCCATACCTTCGACCTGTATCTGGCTTACCAAGGCGTGCGCGATAGCACCGTCTACCTGTCGGTGCAGAACCTCACTGACCGCGATCCGCCGTTCGATCCGGCCGGTGGCGCGCTGCCCTACGACATCACCCAATACGACGGACTGGGCCGGTTCGTGACGGTCGGCTTCAAGCACCGGTTCTGA
- a CDS encoding DUF2785 domain-containing protein has protein sequence MRAAACALSLWLLAASAQAVAAPVAACPPAGWDRAALNTLKREQFAVSDAARRDALVRALTACLSDPDPALRDGIAFEALSAWMRQGALPTPTLRALRDDLYASLDGPEGAGYAHPFAALVLAEVARTDRIAAWMSADERAAMVARAVRYETSVRDYRGYEPVGGWRHGVAHGADWLMQLSLNPAVDDAQLAAIADAVASQAVPERAHAYTFGEPERLAAPVLYAARRGFRDEAQWTAWFAALPSRLGDAALAYRDPAWLARRHDLVAFLHAVYVGAATSDDARVRTLLPGATAALKALR, from the coding sequence GTGCGCGCCGCGGCGTGCGCGCTGTCGCTGTGGCTGCTGGCCGCTTCGGCGCAAGCCGTCGCGGCACCGGTCGCGGCTTGCCCGCCGGCGGGCTGGGACCGCGCCGCGCTGAACACGTTGAAGCGCGAACAGTTCGCTGTGTCGGATGCAGCGCGTCGCGACGCCCTGGTGCGTGCGTTGACGGCCTGTCTGTCCGATCCGGATCCCGCCCTGCGCGACGGCATCGCCTTCGAAGCGTTGTCGGCATGGATGCGCCAGGGCGCATTGCCGACGCCGACCTTGCGCGCGTTGCGCGACGATCTGTATGCGAGCCTGGACGGTCCGGAGGGCGCGGGCTACGCGCATCCGTTCGCGGCGCTGGTGCTGGCCGAGGTCGCGCGCACCGACCGCATCGCGGCCTGGATGAGCGCGGACGAGCGCGCGGCGATGGTCGCGCGCGCGGTGCGCTACGAGACCTCGGTGCGCGACTACCGCGGCTATGAGCCGGTCGGCGGCTGGCGCCACGGCGTCGCCCACGGCGCCGACTGGCTGATGCAGTTGAGCCTGAATCCGGCCGTGGACGATGCGCAACTGGCGGCGATCGCCGATGCGGTCGCGTCGCAGGCCGTGCCGGAGCGTGCGCATGCCTACACCTTCGGCGAGCCCGAGCGGCTGGCTGCGCCGGTGCTGTACGCGGCGCGGCGCGGCTTTCGCGATGAGGCGCAGTGGACGGCCTGGTTCGCGGCGCTGCCGTCGCGGCTGGGCGATGCCGCCCTGGCCTATCGCGACCCGGCCTGGCTGGCGCGCCGCCACGATCTGGTCGCGTTCCTGCATGCGGTCTACGTGGGAGCCGCGACTTCCGACGACGCGCGCGTGCGCACGCTGCTGCCGGGCGCGACGGCGGCGTTGAAGGCCTTGCGTTAA
- a CDS encoding sensor domain-containing protein — translation MNASNATLPTSIPDYLERLRAALTGADPALVQDALYDAEEYLRSEMAENPGKSEAEVIASVAGSYGAPDEVADIYRDTEVTVQTALRTPRPKPRKSTLGQFFGVIAEPRTYAALFYMLLSLATGIFYFTWVVTGASLSAGLAVLIIGIPFVILFLGSVRVLSLVEGRLVEVMLGERMPRRPLYSGRGKPLLDRIKDMFVDPRTWGTLLYMVLMMPLGILYFTVAVTGLSLSLSLIMAPIALALGHMGAGFWINDANIMASAPWTWPLSIALGIVLLFVTLHIARGVGIFHGALAKHLLVKSSQYN, via the coding sequence ATGAACGCCAGCAACGCCACGCTTCCGACTTCGATCCCCGACTACCTGGAGCGCCTGCGCGCGGCGCTGACCGGGGCCGATCCCGCGCTGGTCCAGGACGCGCTCTACGACGCCGAGGAGTACCTGCGCTCGGAGATGGCCGAGAACCCCGGCAAGAGCGAGGCCGAGGTGATCGCCTCGGTCGCCGGCAGCTACGGCGCGCCGGACGAGGTCGCCGATATCTACCGCGACACCGAAGTCACGGTGCAGACCGCCTTGCGCACGCCGCGTCCGAAGCCGCGCAAGTCGACCCTGGGCCAGTTCTTCGGCGTGATCGCCGAGCCGCGCACCTACGCGGCGCTGTTCTACATGCTGCTGTCGCTGGCCACCGGCATCTTTTACTTCACCTGGGTGGTCACCGGCGCTTCGCTGTCGGCCGGTCTGGCGGTGCTGATCATCGGCATCCCGTTCGTGATCCTGTTCCTGGGTTCGGTGCGGGTGCTGTCGCTGGTGGAGGGCCGCCTGGTCGAGGTGATGCTGGGCGAGCGCATGCCGCGCCGGCCCTTGTACAGCGGGCGCGGCAAGCCCTTGCTGGACCGCATCAAGGACATGTTCGTCGACCCGCGCACCTGGGGCACGTTGCTGTACATGGTGTTGATGATGCCGCTGGGCATCCTTTACTTCACTGTCGCGGTGACCGGCCTGAGCCTGTCGCTGTCGCTGATCATGGCGCCGATCGCGCTGGCGCTCGGTCACATGGGTGCCGGCTTCTGGATCAACGACGCCAACATCATGGCGTCGGCGCCGTGGACCTGGCCGCTGTCGATCGCCCTGGGCATCGTGCTGCTGTTCGTGACCCTGCACATCGCGCGCGGCGTCGGCATCTTCCACGGCGCGCTGGCCAAGCATCTGCTGGTGAAGTCGTCGCAGTACAACTGA
- a CDS encoding PadR family transcriptional regulator codes for MTDLELHLRKFQKELSAGTVSLALLAVLGAAQEPMYGYQIAKRLEREGEGVLSGKQSALYPVLRNLGAAGLLDSHVEPSVSGPPRRYYRITDAGREVLIEWTAAWRATRDSVDSVLEGPSA; via the coding sequence ATGACCGACCTAGAACTCCACCTCCGCAAGTTCCAGAAAGAGCTCAGCGCCGGCACCGTGTCGCTGGCATTGCTGGCCGTGCTCGGCGCCGCGCAGGAGCCGATGTACGGGTATCAGATCGCCAAGCGCCTGGAGCGCGAGGGCGAGGGCGTGCTCAGCGGCAAGCAGAGCGCGCTGTACCCGGTGCTGCGCAACCTGGGCGCCGCGGGCCTGCTCGACAGCCACGTCGAGCCCTCGGTGTCGGGCCCGCCGCGCCGCTACTACCGCATCACCGACGCCGGTCGCGAGGTCCTGATCGAATGGACCGCGGCCTGGCGCGCCACCCGAGATTCCGTCGATTCCGTCCTTGAAGGACCGTCCGCATGA
- a CDS encoding DUF885 domain-containing protein — MRKSPLALALLTVTLAACQPKTADAPQAPAAAAGAATASADAAVDARFAALSKQWLDGWLKLNPVSATQIGEHAYDSEVDDLSEAGRKAQVDFAKKLLAELDTVDLGKLSRENQIDAAILRNQLRSDVWGIETLQSWAWDPQVYSGLAGGAIYNLMAREFAPMPQRLKAATARMEKIPQIFAQARANLDPTRVPKIHAETVAKQNAGVLSLVDTFIVPNAGKLQGADRKRLDAAVAGLRKAVAEQQKWLDETLVPNAKGNFRIGQTLYDEKLQYSLNSSLSRAEIKQRAEGELVRVRNDMYAIAQKVLKDKAGAPALPDKPSAEEQQKAIEAALELAYAEKPARDKVVDFAKQTLADATAFTRAKDLVTVPNDPVKIILMPEFQRGVAVAYCDSPGPLDRGLDTYYAISPIPDDWSDKQVDSFLREYNNRMIHLLSIHEAMPGHYLEGAHSAKSPSTLRAVLRSGLFAEGWAVYTEDMMADAGYLDNDPLFRLVQLKFYLRTIANAILDQGVQVDNWSKEQAMELMTKQAFQQASEAEGKWVRAQLTSAQLPTYFVGAQEHFDMRKAVETKLGAQFNAKAYHDRVLSYGAPPVRFVRQMMLDEPIK, encoded by the coding sequence CTGCGTAAGTCGCCGCTAGCCCTGGCCCTGCTGACCGTCACCCTCGCCGCCTGCCAGCCGAAGACGGCCGACGCGCCGCAGGCGCCCGCAGCCGCCGCCGGTGCCGCGACCGCCAGCGCCGACGCCGCCGTCGACGCCCGCTTCGCGGCCCTGTCCAAGCAGTGGCTGGACGGCTGGCTCAAGCTCAATCCGGTCTCGGCTACCCAGATCGGCGAGCACGCCTACGACAGCGAGGTCGACGACCTCAGCGAGGCCGGCCGCAAGGCCCAGGTCGATTTCGCCAAGAAGCTGCTGGCCGAGCTCGACACGGTCGATCTGGGCAAGCTGTCGCGCGAGAACCAGATCGACGCGGCGATCCTGCGCAACCAGCTGCGCTCGGACGTGTGGGGCATCGAAACCCTGCAGAGCTGGGCCTGGGATCCGCAGGTCTATAGCGGCCTGGCCGGCGGCGCGATCTACAACCTGATGGCGCGCGAGTTCGCGCCGATGCCGCAGCGCCTGAAGGCGGCGACCGCGCGCATGGAGAAGATCCCGCAGATCTTCGCCCAGGCCCGCGCCAACCTCGACCCGACCCGGGTGCCGAAGATCCACGCCGAGACCGTCGCCAAGCAGAACGCCGGCGTGCTCAGCCTGGTCGACACCTTCATCGTGCCCAACGCCGGCAAGCTGCAGGGCGCCGACCGCAAGCGCCTGGACGCTGCCGTCGCCGGCCTGCGCAAGGCGGTGGCCGAGCAGCAGAAGTGGCTGGACGAGACCCTGGTGCCCAACGCCAAGGGCAATTTCCGCATCGGCCAGACCCTGTACGACGAAAAGCTGCAGTACTCGCTGAACTCGTCGCTGTCGCGCGCCGAAATCAAGCAGCGCGCCGAGGGCGAGCTGGTGCGCGTGCGCAACGACATGTACGCGATCGCGCAGAAGGTGCTGAAGGACAAGGCCGGCGCGCCCGCGCTGCCGGACAAGCCCAGCGCCGAGGAACAGCAGAAGGCGATCGAGGCCGCGCTGGAACTGGCCTACGCCGAGAAGCCCGCACGCGACAAGGTGGTCGACTTCGCCAAGCAAACCCTGGCCGACGCCACCGCGTTCACGCGCGCCAAGGACCTGGTCACGGTGCCCAACGACCCGGTCAAGATCATCCTGATGCCGGAGTTCCAGCGCGGCGTCGCGGTGGCCTATTGCGACTCGCCCGGCCCGCTGGATCGCGGCCTGGACACCTACTACGCGATCTCGCCGATCCCGGACGACTGGAGCGACAAGCAGGTCGATTCGTTCCTGCGCGAGTACAACAACCGCATGATCCACCTGCTGTCGATCCACGAGGCGATGCCCGGTCATTACCTGGAAGGCGCGCATTCGGCCAAGTCGCCGTCGACGCTGCGCGCGGTGCTGCGCTCGGGCCTGTTCGCCGAAGGCTGGGCGGTCTACACCGAGGACATGATGGCCGACGCCGGCTATCTGGATAACGACCCGCTGTTCCGCCTGGTCCAGCTGAAGTTCTACCTGCGCACCATCGCCAACGCCATCCTCGACCAGGGCGTGCAGGTCGACAACTGGAGCAAGGAACAGGCGATGGAGCTGATGACCAAGCAGGCCTTCCAGCAGGCCAGCGAGGCCGAAGGCAAGTGGGTGCGCGCGCAGCTGACCTCGGCGCAGCTGCCGACCTACTTCGTCGGCGCGCAGGAGCACTTCGACATGCGCAAGGCGGTGGAGACCAAGCTGGGCGCGCAGTTCAACGCCAAGGCCTACCACGACCGGGTGCTGTCCTACGGCGCCCCGCCGGTGCGGTTCGTGCGCCAGATGATGCTGGACGAGCCGATCAAGTGA
- the speG gene encoding spermidine N1-acetyltransferase, which yields MNANESAAAPAVTLRPLERGDLHFVHQLNNNRSVMGYWFEEPYESFVELEELFRKHIHDQSERRFIVEDAHGERVGLVELVEIDHLHRRGEFLIMISPEQQRRGYARVATKLAISYAFRVLNLYKLYLLVDVDNLRAIAIYEGAGFQREGVLVDEFFSDGRYRSVVRMALFQHQVLNHRRDG from the coding sequence ATGAACGCCAACGAATCCGCCGCCGCACCGGCCGTCACCCTGCGTCCGCTCGAACGCGGCGACCTGCATTTCGTCCATCAGCTCAACAACAACCGCAGCGTGATGGGCTACTGGTTCGAGGAGCCCTACGAGTCCTTCGTCGAGCTGGAAGAGCTGTTCCGCAAGCACATCCACGACCAGTCCGAGCGCCGCTTCATCGTCGAGGACGCGCACGGCGAACGCGTCGGCCTTGTCGAGCTGGTCGAGATCGACCACCTGCACCGGCGCGGCGAATTCCTGATCATGATCTCGCCCGAGCAGCAGCGGCGCGGCTACGCGCGCGTGGCCACCAAGCTGGCGATCAGCTACGCGTTCCGGGTGCTGAATCTGTACAAGCTCTATCTGCTGGTGGACGTAGACAACCTGCGCGCGATCGCGATCTACGAGGGCGCGGGCTTCCAGCGCGAGGGCGTGCTGGTGGACGAGTTCTTCAGCGACGGCCGTTACCGCAGCGTGGTGCGGATGGCGCTGTTCCAGCACCAGGTCTTGAACCACCGCCGCGACGGCTGA
- a CDS encoding peptidylprolyl isomerase has protein sequence MQEIIDATKPGDWRALDPRDTLYLTLPRGRVVIELAPDFAPAHVANIRALARNGYWNGLSINRSQDNFVVQWGDAAEDDKSRKPLGKGTKAKLPAEFARSSDKLPFHVLPDPDGWAPQVGFADGFPAARDPSAKSAWLAHCYGMVGAGRDVAADSSNGTELYVVIGQSPRQLDRNITVVGRVVQGMELLSVLPRGTGALGFYENPAQRVPISSIRLAADVAKKDRVAIEVLRTDSAAFDEIVESRRNRRDEWYKQPAGHIDLCNVPLPTREVAEAAPPAKPTKGKGKGK, from the coding sequence ATGCAGGAAATCATCGACGCCACCAAGCCTGGCGATTGGCGCGCACTGGATCCGCGCGACACCTTGTACCTGACGCTGCCGCGCGGCCGCGTGGTGATCGAACTGGCGCCGGACTTCGCGCCCGCCCACGTCGCCAACATCCGCGCGCTGGCGCGCAACGGCTACTGGAACGGCCTGAGCATCAACCGCTCGCAGGACAACTTCGTCGTGCAGTGGGGCGACGCGGCCGAGGACGACAAGAGCCGCAAGCCGCTGGGCAAGGGCACCAAGGCCAAGCTGCCGGCCGAGTTCGCGCGCAGCAGCGACAAGCTGCCCTTCCACGTCCTGCCCGATCCGGATGGCTGGGCGCCGCAGGTCGGTTTCGCCGACGGCTTTCCGGCCGCGCGCGATCCCTCGGCCAAGTCGGCCTGGCTCGCGCACTGCTACGGCATGGTCGGCGCCGGCCGCGACGTCGCCGCCGATTCCAGCAACGGCACCGAACTGTATGTGGTGATCGGCCAGTCGCCGCGTCAGCTCGACCGCAACATCACCGTGGTCGGCCGCGTGGTCCAGGGCATGGAACTGCTGTCGGTGCTGCCGCGCGGCACCGGGGCGCTGGGCTTCTACGAGAATCCGGCCCAGCGCGTGCCGATCTCGTCGATCCGCCTGGCCGCCGACGTGGCCAAGAAGGACCGCGTCGCGATCGAAGTGCTGCGCACCGACAGCGCCGCCTTCGACGAGATCGTCGAGTCGCGCCGCAACCGCCGCGACGAGTGGTACAAGCAGCCGGCCGGCCACATCGATCTGTGCAACGTGCCGCTGCCCACGCGCGAAGTCGCCGAGGCGGCGCCGCCGGCCAAGCCGACCAAGGGCAAAGGCAAGGGCAAGTAA
- a CDS encoding DUF4349 domain-containing protein, with protein MRSVWTTAVLALSLATLVACSNSKQAEMASAAAPADSASAAPGRAGGAAESLGVKLAYEHEVDLKVEAADIPKRLRAAQDACNGGKFGPCAVLGLQQQGGDVPSASLQVRVVPAGVDPLIALAGKGDEIASRNTHAEDLAVVMRDNTLLQDRLRKEHARLLEFQGRSDLKIQDMMVLSNQIAQIEAQLQGAQQEGAQQQRRVDTQLLTLRFNAPQSQANRSEIGQALGDFGAIVTGVVAWMIRAFAVLLPLGVVVLGVVWLVRLLRRRGRKAA; from the coding sequence ATGCGCAGCGTTTGGACCACGGCCGTCCTGGCCTTGAGCTTGGCGACCCTGGTCGCCTGCAGCAACAGCAAGCAGGCCGAGATGGCCTCCGCGGCGGCCCCGGCCGACAGCGCGTCCGCCGCGCCAGGCCGCGCCGGTGGCGCCGCCGAGAGCCTGGGCGTGAAACTGGCCTACGAACACGAAGTGGACCTCAAGGTCGAAGCGGCCGACATTCCCAAACGCCTGCGCGCCGCACAGGACGCCTGCAACGGCGGCAAGTTCGGTCCTTGCGCGGTGCTGGGCCTGCAGCAGCAGGGCGGCGACGTTCCCAGCGCCAGCCTGCAGGTGCGGGTGGTGCCCGCGGGCGTGGACCCGCTGATCGCGCTGGCCGGCAAGGGCGACGAGATCGCCAGTCGCAACACGCACGCCGAGGACCTGGCGGTGGTGATGCGCGACAACACCCTGCTGCAGGACCGTCTGCGCAAGGAGCATGCGCGCCTGCTGGAATTCCAGGGCCGCAGCGATCTCAAGATCCAGGACATGATGGTCCTGTCCAATCAGATCGCGCAGATCGAGGCGCAGTTGCAGGGCGCGCAACAGGAAGGCGCGCAGCAACAGCGCCGGGTCGATACCCAATTGCTGACGCTGCGCTTCAACGCGCCGCAGTCGCAGGCCAACCGCAGCGAGATCGGTCAGGCGCTGGGCGATTTCGGCGCCATCGTGACCGGCGTGGTGGCTTGGATGATCCGCGCGTTCGCGGTGTTGCTGCCCTTGGGCGTGGTCGTGCTGGGCGTGGTGTGGCTGGTGCGCCTGCTGCGCCGGCGCGGGCGCAAGGCGGCCTGA
- a CDS encoding S9 family peptidase, protein MRVLLLAALLATTAATAANAWAGTPTLDDFLKDARFEQLILSPSGEYFVVKVPQADRTVMAILRRDDLKLVAHFNPGANRFVDDYYWVSDRRVYATILEREGKAEQPDEMLGVRWLDVDGKNGASWGANVLSFLDEPGMVLVRGCDPSRSRLRSGDRFECASGVYKRHLDDELGKKRKEVVGSPEPDSEFLADSKGRVSFSWSWDKDSKQHLYRRQGEQWLLVNDESVSGVSVTPYGTSADGRYGYLWSERKQGPDVIERIDLDNGERIVVASDPDSNPQGLVWSLDRREPVGAVYGGMQPKTQFFDEAHPHARLLRAMEQEFPNELAHITSASRDGSLAVVMVEGAKEPSRYYLLHTGTGKLELLVKSRPWLNAADMAPTRPVEFKARDGLSIRGWLTRPEGSAPVPLVLMPHGGPFDVEDEWYYDSEVQMLATRGYAVLRVNFRGSGGRGRDFMEAGYRQWGAAMQDDLTDATRWAIANAGVDARRICIWGGSYGGYAALMGAVREPDLYRCVVGFAGPYDLSLMYSKGDIRRSRYGRGFLRTTLGKDEAELERISPASHAGEIKAGILLVHGMLDERVPPAHAKAMKRALDKAGKYYETYFPAQEAHGFYGDASRRKYYDTVLAFLDKHLR, encoded by the coding sequence ATGCGTGTACTGCTGTTGGCCGCCTTGCTGGCCACGACCGCGGCTACGGCCGCGAATGCCTGGGCCGGGACGCCCACGCTGGACGACTTTCTCAAGGACGCGCGTTTCGAGCAGTTGATCCTGTCGCCCAGTGGCGAGTATTTCGTCGTCAAGGTGCCGCAGGCCGATCGGACGGTGATGGCGATCCTGCGCCGCGACGATCTCAAGCTGGTCGCCCATTTCAATCCGGGGGCGAACCGCTTCGTCGACGACTACTACTGGGTATCCGACCGACGCGTGTACGCGACGATTCTGGAGCGCGAAGGCAAGGCCGAGCAGCCGGACGAGATGCTGGGCGTTCGTTGGCTGGACGTGGACGGCAAGAACGGCGCGAGCTGGGGCGCCAATGTACTGAGCTTTCTCGACGAGCCGGGCATGGTCCTGGTGAGGGGCTGCGACCCGAGCCGTAGCCGTTTGCGCAGTGGCGATCGTTTTGAATGCGCATCCGGAGTGTACAAACGCCACCTCGACGATGAGCTTGGAAAAAAGCGCAAAGAAGTGGTGGGTTCGCCCGAACCGGACTCCGAGTTCCTGGCCGACAGCAAAGGCCGGGTGTCGTTCAGTTGGAGCTGGGACAAGGACAGCAAGCAACACCTGTATCGGCGCCAGGGCGAGCAGTGGTTGCTGGTGAACGACGAATCCGTCAGCGGCGTCAGCGTCACGCCGTACGGCACCAGCGCCGACGGGCGCTACGGTTACCTGTGGAGCGAGCGCAAGCAGGGGCCGGACGTCATCGAGCGTATCGACCTGGACAACGGCGAACGCATCGTCGTGGCCTCCGATCCGGACAGCAACCCGCAGGGCCTGGTGTGGTCGCTGGATCGCAGGGAGCCGGTCGGTGCGGTCTACGGCGGCATGCAGCCCAAGACCCAGTTCTTCGACGAGGCCCATCCGCACGCGCGCCTGCTGCGCGCGATGGAGCAGGAGTTTCCGAACGAACTCGCGCACATCACCAGTGCCAGCCGCGACGGCAGCCTGGCGGTGGTGATGGTGGAGGGCGCCAAGGAACCGTCGCGCTACTACTTGCTGCATACCGGCACCGGCAAGCTCGAATTGCTGGTCAAGAGCCGGCCCTGGTTGAATGCCGCCGACATGGCGCCGACGCGTCCGGTCGAGTTCAAGGCCAGGGACGGGCTGAGCATCCGCGGTTGGCTGACGCGTCCGGAAGGCAGCGCCCCGGTGCCGCTGGTGCTGATGCCGCACGGCGGGCCGTTCGATGTCGAGGACGAGTGGTACTACGACAGCGAAGTGCAGATGCTGGCCACGCGCGGCTACGCGGTGTTGCGGGTCAATTTCCGCGGCTCGGGCGGGCGTGGACGCGACTTCATGGAAGCCGGGTACCGTCAATGGGGCGCGGCGATGCAGGACGACCTCACCGATGCGACCCGGTGGGCGATCGCGAATGCGGGCGTCGATGCGCGCCGCATCTGCATTTGGGGCGGCAGCTACGGCGGCTACGCGGCGTTGATGGGCGCGGTGCGCGAGCCCGATCTGTACCGCTGCGTGGTCGGCTTTGCCGGGCCCTACGATCTTTCTCTGATGTACAGCAAGGGCGACATCCGTCGCAGCCGTTACGGCCGTGGCTTCCTGCGCACCACGCTGGGCAAGGACGAAGCGGAGCTGGAGCGGATTTCGCCGGCCAGTCATGCCGGCGAAATCAAGGCCGGCATCTTGCTGGTGCACGGCATGCTGGACGAGCGGGTGCCGCCGGCCCACGCCAAGGCGATGAAGCGCGCGCTGGATAAGGCGGGCAAGTACTACGAGACCTATTTCCCCGCCCAGGAAGCGCACGGGTTCTACGGTGACGCCAGCCGGCGTAAGTACTACGACACCGTGCTGGCCTTCCTGGACAAGCACCTGCGCTGA